The Panacibacter microcysteis genome includes a window with the following:
- a CDS encoding mechanosensitive ion channel family protein produces the protein MAAPGMLRFSVIKSTIALCSVLLFTLFFTTAVYAQSSDSTAVKKDTAHQSFVDLVTSMSRDEAIKSAAKFDEDKITARQQELLDGIIHTTHAAKEYLKTGLDTAGLEEQMKAIEKWHSVVGDGIFVNKGTIQTYRNLETSGKILRELLNRTTTKKNALDLYAKTLFKYKYTIDSLNSDSLLYIFPSDSAELVKYLKKFLPIAKALQPADSAFNKALENVGVLQTHVNTLVNKLNADIELLEGYSRKISDEIFGREFADLNGPIAFSRPFGEILHFSETKGSLALFFYIRNNIGKLILVVLLIIAATFFYKNLRNQLQLQGSLKPDFAGHLVLKYPALSAIMLVLNIFQFIFPDPPFIFNAIFWITSSVCLTIIFRGFITKYWMNIWLTFLVLFFLACLDNLVLQASRTERWIMFGLSLSGVIFGLVVLIRGHRNELREKWILYFIACVVLLEFASLMMNFSGRYNFSKTLLTSGYLNVIIGILFLWTVRLLNEVLAVASGVYKKPDKKLFYINFEKVGGRIPPLFYVLLVIGWIILFGRSFYSFRKLSEPLGNFLLAERTIGEYTFSLKSLLIFISVLVFSAFVSRVVSFFASDSHEPSVSSTGKKKVGLGSWLLLIRITIVSMGVYIAFAAAGIPMDKLAIIVGALGVGVGFGLQTIVNNLVSGLILAFEKPVNVGDLVEISGQMGVMKSMGFRSSVISRSEGADVIIPNGDLLNAHLVNWTISGGRKRVDITVGVAYHTNLEKAMSLLKDILQNEERIMHYPPPSVHVKDFNSSSIDLQLSFWVQHLAEWVAIKSKVIEAVTAAFAENGIEIPYNKQEIYIRKDDNAENEHTDQNTPS, from the coding sequence ATGGCTGCACCAGGCATGCTCCGCTTCAGCGTTATTAAAAGCACTATTGCATTATGCAGTGTGTTGTTGTTTACCCTGTTTTTTACCACTGCTGTGTATGCCCAGAGCAGCGATTCAACTGCGGTAAAAAAAGATACTGCGCACCAAAGTTTTGTGGACCTCGTAACAAGCATGAGCAGGGATGAAGCGATAAAAAGTGCAGCGAAGTTTGATGAAGATAAAATTACGGCCAGGCAACAGGAACTGCTTGATGGCATTATACATACCACGCATGCTGCGAAAGAATATTTAAAAACCGGTCTTGATACAGCAGGCCTGGAAGAACAGATGAAAGCCATTGAAAAATGGCACAGCGTAGTGGGCGACGGTATTTTTGTAAACAAAGGCACGATACAAACATACCGCAACCTGGAAACCTCGGGTAAGATACTGCGTGAACTGCTAAACAGGACAACAACAAAGAAAAATGCCCTTGATCTTTACGCCAAAACATTGTTTAAGTACAAGTACACAATAGACTCGCTAAACAGCGACAGCCTGTTGTATATTTTCCCTTCTGACTCTGCAGAGCTGGTAAAATACCTGAAAAAATTTCTACCAATAGCCAAGGCGCTTCAACCGGCAGACAGTGCCTTTAATAAAGCACTTGAAAATGTTGGGGTGCTGCAAACACATGTAAATACGCTTGTAAACAAACTGAATGCAGATATAGAGCTGCTCGAAGGCTATAGCAGGAAGATCTCTGACGAAATTTTTGGCCGCGAGTTTGCGGATCTTAACGGCCCGATTGCATTTTCAAGGCCTTTTGGAGAGATCCTGCATTTTTCTGAAACAAAAGGTTCGCTTGCATTATTTTTTTATATACGCAACAACATTGGCAAACTGATACTCGTGGTGCTGCTGATCATTGCCGCAACATTCTTTTACAAAAACCTGCGCAACCAGCTTCAGCTACAGGGCTCGCTAAAACCGGATTTTGCGGGGCACCTTGTTTTAAAATATCCTGCTTTATCGGCCATTATGCTGGTGCTGAATATTTTCCAGTTTATTTTTCCTGATCCGCCGTTTATATTCAACGCAATTTTCTGGATAACGTCTTCGGTTTGCCTTACCATTATATTCCGTGGTTTTATTACAAAGTACTGGATGAATATCTGGCTCACCTTCCTGGTACTCTTCTTCCTGGCATGTTTAGATAACCTGGTATTGCAGGCATCGAGAACCGAGCGTTGGATAATGTTTGGCCTGTCTTTGAGCGGTGTAATCTTTGGACTGGTAGTGCTAATACGTGGCCACCGCAATGAATTAAGGGAAAAATGGATATTGTATTTTATTGCGTGTGTTGTACTGCTTGAGTTTGCATCGCTGATGATGAATTTCTCGGGCCGCTACAACTTTTCTAAAACGCTGCTCACCAGTGGCTACCTCAATGTCATTATCGGTATACTTTTCCTGTGGACCGTGAGGCTGCTCAATGAAGTCCTGGCAGTAGCCTCCGGTGTTTATAAAAAACCAGATAAGAAACTTTTTTACATAAACTTTGAGAAAGTAGGCGGCAGAATACCGCCGCTGTTTTACGTATTGCTTGTTATTGGCTGGATTATTTTGTTTGGCAGAAGCTTCTATTCATTCAGGAAATTAAGCGAACCACTTGGCAATTTCCTGCTGGCAGAACGTACGATTGGCGAATATACCTTCTCGCTCAAAAGCCTGCTGATCTTTATAAGTGTACTGGTTTTTTCGGCATTTGTATCGAGGGTGGTTTCGTTCTTTGCATCAGATAGTCATGAACCTTCTGTAAGCAGCACCGGTAAAAAGAAAGTAGGGCTGGGCAGTTGGTTGTTGCTCATACGCATTACCATTGTTAGCATGGGCGTGTATATTGCTTTTGCAGCAGCGGGCATACCCATGGACAAGCTGGCCATTATTGTGGGTGCACTTGGCGTAGGTGTGGGTTTTGGCCTGCAGACCATTGTAAACAACCTGGTAAGCGGGCTTATACTGGCGTTTGAAAAACCTGTAAATGTAGGAGACCTGGTAGAAATAAGCGGCCAGATGGGTGTTATGAAATCGATGGGCTTCAGGAGCAGTGTAATATCAAGAAGCGAAGGTGCGGATGTGATCATTCCCAATGGCGATCTGCTGAATGCACACCTTGTAAACTGGACGATCAGCGGCGGCAGGAAACGGGTTGATATTACTGTGGGCGTAGCGTACCACACAAATCTTGAAAAAGCAATGTCGCTGCTAAAAGACATTCTCCAAAATGAAGAAAGAATCATGCATTACCCACCGCCTTCGGTGCATGTAAAAGATTTCAACAGCAGTTCCATTGATCTGCAGTTATCGTTCTGGGTGCAGCACCTGGCAGAATGGGTTGCCATCAAAAGCAAGGTTATAGAAGCTGTTACCGCGGCCTTTGCTGAAAATGGCATAGAAATACCCTACAACAAACAGGAAATTTATATCAGGAAAGACGACAATGCCGAAAATGAACATACAGATCAAAATACACCTTCATAA
- a CDS encoding class I SAM-dependent methyltransferase: MKEHTNLFTGNIPFNYDALLGPFLFAPHAAALVNKLPLNAVSSILELACGTGILTTRLSNHFANSAGIVATDYSDSMLQQAKLKLLNSRNVRLQTADAHQLPFADNSFELVVCQFGIMFFADQPAACREIYRVLSPDGSFIFNTWNSMADNPATKLVNDAITGYFGADAPHFFETPHGMNNAASIIRLLSGAGFANITHEVVEITVENVAASTIARGFVTGTPMFGELVRLDPSSPEKIIAIAEEKLAVAYGGSHVPVTTSALFFSAHKNIIGQ, translated from the coding sequence TTGAAAGAGCACACCAATTTATTTACGGGCAATATACCGTTCAACTATGATGCGCTGCTGGGCCCATTTTTGTTTGCACCACATGCTGCAGCACTCGTCAATAAATTGCCGTTAAACGCTGTAAGTTCAATACTCGAGCTTGCCTGCGGCACCGGTATACTTACCACGCGGTTATCAAACCATTTTGCAAACAGCGCCGGTATTGTTGCAACTGATTACAGCGACAGCATGCTGCAACAGGCAAAACTAAAACTCCTCAACAGCAGAAATGTACGTTTGCAAACCGCAGATGCACACCAGCTTCCATTTGCTGATAACAGCTTTGAGCTGGTCGTATGCCAGTTTGGTATTATGTTCTTTGCAGATCAGCCTGCTGCATGCAGGGAAATTTATCGTGTACTCTCACCCGATGGCAGTTTTATTTTTAATACCTGGAATAGTATGGCAGACAATCCTGCCACAAAGCTGGTGAACGATGCAATAACCGGTTACTTCGGTGCTGATGCGCCACATTTTTTTGAAACCCCTCACGGCATGAACAATGCGGCTTCAATCATCAGGCTATTGTCGGGTGCAGGTTTTGCAAACATTACCCATGAAGTGGTGGAGATCACGGTTGAAAACGTAGCGGCTTCAACAATCGCCAGAGGTTTTGTAACAGGAACACCTATGTTTGGAGAGCTTGTAAGGCTCGATCCGTCATCACCGGAAAAGATCATTGCAATAGCTGAAGAAAAACTTGCTGTTGCATATGGCGGCAGCCACGTACCGGTAACAACCAGTGCATTATTTTTTAGCGCCCATAAAAATATAATCGGACAATGA
- a CDS encoding sugar O-acetyltransferase, with product MTTKTEYQKMLAGDLYDAADEVLMNLRIKAREWMQLYNATGYNREERTPLVQALFGKTGNNIDIQTPVFVDYGCHIEIGENFFANFNCVFLDCNTIKIGNNVFLGPNVQLYAATHPVLAAERIKGPEYAFPITIGDNVWIGGGSIVCPGVSIGANTTIGAGSVVVKDVPANVVAAGNPCRVIRHL from the coding sequence ATGACAACAAAAACAGAATACCAGAAGATGCTGGCAGGCGATTTATACGATGCCGCTGATGAAGTACTTATGAACCTGCGTATAAAAGCACGTGAATGGATGCAGTTGTACAACGCTACAGGTTATAACCGTGAAGAACGCACACCGCTTGTACAGGCACTGTTTGGCAAAACAGGTAATAATATAGACATACAAACACCTGTTTTTGTAGATTATGGTTGCCATATAGAGATAGGCGAAAACTTTTTTGCAAACTTCAATTGTGTGTTTCTTGATTGCAATACCATAAAGATTGGCAACAATGTGTTCCTTGGGCCGAATGTGCAGTTGTATGCCGCCACACACCCGGTATTGGCAGCAGAAAGAATCAAAGGCCCGGAGTACGCTTTCCCCATAACCATCGGCGATAATGTGTGGATTGGTGGTGGCTCTATTGTTTGCCCCGGCGTATCAATTGGTGCCAATACAACAATAGGAGCGGGTAGTGTGGTAGTAAAGGATGTTCCCGCAAATGTGGTGGCCGCAGGCAACCCCTGCCGTGTAATAAGGCATTTATAG
- a CDS encoding amidohydrolase — protein sequence MKYITLLFIMVPCMAMAQIKQAIPAERINAVMPKVIEWRRNFHRQPELSNREFKTAAIIVQYLQSLGLEVKYPVAKTGVVGILKGGKPGPVIALRADMDGLPVTERNDLPFKSVVKDTFSSQTVGVMHACGHDAHMAMLLGAATVLSNMKKDIAGTVVFLFQPAEEGAPQGEEAGAPFMVKEGAMDNPKVEAVFGLHIMTFLEAGTIGYKPGALMASSDWFTVKVKGKGSHGSQPWLGVDPIVASTQIIQGLQTIVSRQENIAKAPVVISVGSINSGNRPNIIPEDAMFNGTIRTLDAATRKDVQKRIKQTAEAIASSSGATATVTFDEKTLVTFNDSALTERTVPALQAAAGKDNVKVINWITGSEDFSYFGEKAPAFFFFIGGSPKGSDLTKVPAHHTADFFIDEAGLETGVKAFVEIVLHYKAK from the coding sequence ATGAAGTATATAACACTACTTTTTATAATGGTGCCCTGCATGGCGATGGCACAAATAAAACAGGCCATACCTGCGGAGCGTATAAATGCAGTAATGCCAAAAGTAATAGAATGGCGCAGAAATTTTCACCGGCAACCCGAGCTGTCTAACCGCGAATTTAAAACTGCTGCTATTATCGTTCAATACCTGCAATCATTGGGGCTTGAAGTAAAGTACCCGGTTGCAAAAACCGGTGTTGTTGGCATTTTAAAGGGTGGCAAACCAGGCCCGGTTATCGCACTTCGTGCAGATATGGACGGGCTGCCGGTTACAGAAAGAAATGACCTGCCGTTTAAGTCTGTGGTGAAAGATACATTCAGTAGTCAAACCGTTGGCGTTATGCATGCCTGCGGTCACGATGCCCACATGGCTATGTTGCTTGGTGCGGCCACCGTGCTGAGCAACATGAAAAAAGATATTGCGGGTACGGTTGTATTTCTTTTTCAGCCCGCAGAAGAAGGCGCCCCGCAGGGCGAAGAAGCCGGTGCGCCATTCATGGTAAAAGAAGGCGCCATGGACAACCCTAAGGTAGAAGCTGTATTTGGGTTACATATTATGACTTTTCTCGAAGCCGGCACCATCGGTTACAAACCCGGGGCATTAATGGCATCATCAGACTGGTTTACGGTAAAAGTGAAAGGCAAGGGCAGCCATGGTTCGCAGCCCTGGCTGGGCGTAGACCCGATTGTTGCCTCAACACAGATTATACAGGGTTTACAAACCATTGTGAGCAGGCAGGAGAACATTGCCAAAGCGCCGGTAGTTATTTCAGTTGGTAGTATCAACAGTGGTAACAGGCCCAATATTATTCCTGAAGATGCGATGTTTAATGGTACCATACGCACACTGGATGCAGCTACGCGTAAGGATGTACAAAAAAGGATAAAGCAAACAGCGGAAGCTATTGCTTCATCATCCGGCGCAACAGCCACGGTAACTTTTGATGAGAAGACGCTGGTAACTTTTAACGACTCTGCGCTTACAGAGCGCACGGTACCTGCATTACAGGCAGCAGCAGGCAAAGACAATGTAAAAGTGATCAACTGGATAACAGGCTCTGAAGACTTTTCTTATTTTGGTGAGAAAGCCCCGGCATTTTTCTTCTTCATAGGCGGTTCACCCAAAGGAAGCGATCTTACAAAAGTGCCAGCACACCACACAGCGGATTTCTTTATTGATGAAGCAGGTTTGGAAACAGGTGTCAAAGCTTTTGTTGAAATTGTTTTGCATTACAAAGCAAAGTAA
- a CDS encoding lipocalin-like domain-containing protein, with protein sequence MKPAICLFVFITAFIACQQPVKETAATTLPLQGTWKLVTGILIEKGDSAVTDYTTGKSFIKVLNQSHFAFVGHDLGRGKDSTAFYTSGAGTYNLQDSNYTEHLEFCNDRGWEGNDFHFTITIHNDTLVQQGIEKIDSLGIDRINIEKYVRVKQG encoded by the coding sequence ATGAAACCAGCTATCTGTCTCTTTGTGTTTATTACTGCATTCATTGCCTGTCAACAGCCTGTAAAAGAAACGGCCGCAACAACTTTACCACTGCAGGGTACATGGAAACTTGTAACCGGCATACTCATAGAAAAGGGAGACTCCGCCGTTACAGACTATACAACCGGTAAATCCTTTATTAAAGTACTCAACCAATCACACTTTGCATTTGTTGGCCACGATCTTGGCAGAGGCAAAGACAGCACGGCATTTTATACATCCGGTGCAGGAACCTACAATCTGCAGGACAGTAATTATACAGAACACCTTGAGTTTTGTAACGACAGGGGCTGGGAAGGCAACGACTTTCATTTTACCATTACCATACACAACGATACGTTGGTACAACAAGGCATTGAGAAAATTGACAGCCTGGGCATTGATCGTATCAATATTGAGAAGTATGTGAGAGTGAAGCAGGGATGA
- a CDS encoding BT_3987 domain-containing protein has translation MKLFKIKSAALALATIVIGFTSCLKDKDYEDGIIQSVTPGDNTPSIVEIKLTAGDVSNFLIASFDNSDNDTVVSLVPVNLATKDPAPQDLHVTVVADQSLVDAYNDANGTGYADPSAFITIEDGGVVTIPKGSNTAFVKVKFKPSAFLGTTWAAGFRITGIQESGFDVSGNLSTGIVAIVIKNAYEGNYTTTGFLYHPSSPRGIADNKYISTVDANTVAVDLGDLGGSGYQAWVYVDPVTYKLTITAAPGAAGAPYTQFDAGLPSSNPGYTPQWSGSAQCNNTYDPAAKTFYVRYGYMGSTGWRVTEEILEMQ, from the coding sequence ATGAAACTATTTAAAATAAAATCTGCAGCACTGGCGCTTGCAACAATTGTAATAGGCTTTACAAGTTGCCTGAAAGATAAAGATTATGAAGACGGCATTATACAATCAGTAACGCCTGGCGACAATACACCTTCCATAGTTGAAATAAAACTAACGGCAGGCGATGTGAGCAACTTCCTGATTGCTTCGTTTGACAACTCAGATAATGATACTGTTGTTTCGCTGGTACCGGTTAACCTGGCCACAAAAGATCCTGCACCGCAGGACCTGCATGTAACAGTTGTTGCAGACCAAAGCCTGGTTGATGCCTACAACGATGCCAATGGCACCGGGTATGCAGACCCCTCTGCATTTATTACAATTGAAGATGGTGGCGTTGTTACCATTCCAAAAGGTTCCAATACTGCTTTTGTAAAAGTAAAATTCAAACCGTCTGCCTTCCTGGGAACCACGTGGGCTGCGGGTTTCAGGATTACCGGCATACAGGAGAGCGGTTTTGATGTAAGCGGAAATCTTAGCACCGGCATAGTGGCTATCGTTATTAAAAATGCATACGAAGGAAACTATACCACCACAGGATTTCTGTACCACCCAAGCTCACCAAGAGGCATTGCAGACAATAAATATATTTCTACTGTTGACGCCAATACTGTTGCCGTTGATCTTGGAGATCTTGGCGGCTCCGGCTACCAGGCATGGGTCTATGTTGATCCCGTTACATACAAGCTTACCATTACCGCAGCACCCGGTGCAGCAGGCGCGCCTTACACGCAATTCGATGCAGGCTTACCATCTTCCAATCCCGGTTATACACCACAATGGAGCGGCTCTGCACAATGCAACAACACCTACGATCCGGCTGCCAAAACATTTTATGTACGCTACGGGTACATGGGCTCTACCGGCTGGCGCGTAACAGAAGAAATACTGGAAATGCAATAA
- a CDS encoding SusD/RagB family nutrient-binding outer membrane lipoprotein, with amino-acid sequence MKKIQIRFLFTALVFSAMFAACNKDYLDVNKDPNRPTDENITPELLFTQAATAAGFRTIGTVVGGEGAKTDLQFAQNWVGYMGGTGDFAVEQIETTYNIDFAFGDVPWQRDYGVLFDLYLTKTKALANDNKVLAGAAMIISAKMFQELADTYGDIPYSQAFQTETYKRPAYDKAEDIYVSLQASLDSAISYMQETAPASFATVDVVNHGDQDMWIKFANTLKLRMLIRQSEVPGFTPTAEIAKIEANGGVIGAGESISVNPGFNNAQAKQSPFYGNYGFTPTGNKAAGGYAPNNYILSLLLNYNDPRTDRFFTTAGGFFVGSDYGLVTGNPTQSQASYFGPGVARSADQDQWLIPSFEGMFFEAEAIARGWMAGDARAAYEAAVTESFVWLGVEDAANEAALYMTDNEIATWDNAGATVAEQADFIALQKYIALTTIDPREAWADERRLHFLPDGFISNNPGRIGNSLPLRLLYPQSEYTTNNENVSAVGDIDQFTTKIFWQP; translated from the coding sequence ATGAAAAAAATACAAATAAGATTCTTGTTTACCGCGCTTGTCTTTAGTGCCATGTTTGCTGCGTGCAACAAAGACTACCTGGATGTAAACAAAGATCCCAACAGGCCCACAGACGAAAACATAACGCCTGAACTGTTGTTTACGCAGGCCGCTACTGCTGCGGGTTTCAGAACAATAGGTACTGTTGTGGGCGGCGAAGGTGCAAAGACAGACTTACAGTTTGCACAAAACTGGGTTGGCTACATGGGCGGCACCGGAGATTTTGCCGTAGAGCAAATTGAAACCACCTACAACATAGATTTTGCTTTTGGTGATGTGCCATGGCAGCGCGATTATGGTGTGCTGTTTGACCTCTACCTGACCAAAACAAAAGCACTGGCCAACGATAACAAAGTACTGGCAGGTGCCGCCATGATCATCTCTGCAAAAATGTTCCAGGAACTGGCAGACACTTATGGTGATATACCATACTCGCAGGCGTTCCAGACAGAAACATACAAAAGGCCGGCATACGATAAAGCAGAGGACATCTACGTATCGTTACAGGCAAGTCTTGATTCTGCCATCAGTTACATGCAGGAAACTGCGCCTGCTTCTTTTGCAACAGTTGATGTGGTTAACCATGGCGACCAGGATATGTGGATTAAATTTGCCAATACGCTGAAGCTGCGTATGCTGATAAGGCAATCTGAAGTGCCGGGTTTTACACCAACCGCAGAGATTGCTAAAATAGAAGCGAATGGCGGCGTTATAGGTGCCGGTGAAAGTATATCTGTAAACCCGGGTTTTAACAATGCACAGGCAAAGCAATCTCCGTTCTATGGCAACTATGGCTTTACACCAACCGGTAACAAAGCTGCAGGTGGCTATGCTCCAAATAACTATATACTAAGCCTGCTGCTGAATTATAACGACCCGCGTACAGACAGGTTCTTTACTACAGCAGGTGGTTTCTTTGTAGGCAGCGATTATGGACTGGTAACCGGTAACCCCACCCAGTCGCAGGCATCGTATTTCGGGCCGGGTGTTGCGCGCAGTGCAGACCAGGACCAATGGCTGATACCATCTTTTGAAGGGATGTTCTTTGAAGCGGAAGCAATTGCCAGGGGCTGGATGGCCGGTGATGCAAGAGCTGCTTACGAAGCAGCCGTTACAGAATCATTTGTATGGCTGGGTGTAGAAGATGCAGCCAATGAGGCCGCCTTGTACATGACGGACAATGAAATTGCAACCTGGGACAATGCCGGCGCTACTGTTGCAGAACAGGCAGATTTTATTGCCTTGCAGAAATACATTGCACTTACCACCATTGACCCGCGGGAAGCGTGGGCCGACGAAAGAAGACTGCACTTTTTGCCCGATGGCTTTATCTCCAATAACCCCGGCAGAATCGGCAACAGCCTGCCGTTGCGTTTGCTCTACCCGCAAAGCGAGTATACCACAAACAACGAGAATGTTTCTGCAGTGGGTGATATAGACCAATTCACGACCAAAATTTTCTGGCAACCATAA